One window of the Rhodothermales bacterium genome contains the following:
- a CDS encoding RAD55 family ATPase: MNATSNVSTVSFAPKHLSGIDVVDGAWGGLYRGGSYLVYGRAASGRGLLTLTFAHTGAQLGEPVLFVSPDRHKDLMIQAASIGFNLRESYETGIVRLMRVPPLMNLQNMGDDGVAGALWDLVNLIRQHRPTRLIMNDFMPFVAFRSFDRFRNEFIQFLEQIDSLETTMMLVMPEPANQQSKRVIEFMASQMTGSMHIELADDNPTTTKRRITLIPHIGHIKRQVVDYWDLEDLIQAANQAQPATQAPAPVAPRPEDALPAWSDESSADLSHTPDSWTPNPSAPSTLPGTTPTTVPSPFAPPPSPFAPPSQSAPMPPAQVQPPVQQAPPVQVQPPVQQAPPPAVPDAETEHTYSDRSAFTQRLQGYFAARSTGADPFLLLALRMDRPEKKAARPFDFDFLMDLVREELRRGDDMLVDAESERLIILLGNSRSEQAQRFFARLKDRLRKESPVQADHLLHAVSAIVVPDGTPFDTAEEFLNYALDEA; the protein is encoded by the coding sequence ATGAACGCAACATCAAACGTATCGACCGTGAGCTTCGCGCCCAAACATCTGTCTGGCATCGACGTCGTCGATGGTGCCTGGGGCGGACTGTATCGCGGCGGTTCGTACCTCGTGTACGGGCGGGCCGCAAGCGGTCGTGGATTGCTCACACTGACGTTCGCCCACACTGGAGCCCAGCTCGGTGAGCCTGTACTCTTTGTCTCTCCGGACCGCCACAAGGATCTCATGATCCAGGCCGCGTCCATCGGGTTCAATCTCCGCGAGTCCTATGAGACCGGCATTGTCCGACTCATGCGGGTGCCTCCGCTCATGAATCTGCAGAACATGGGCGACGACGGTGTGGCCGGTGCCCTCTGGGATCTGGTCAATCTCATCCGCCAGCATCGGCCAACACGACTCATCATGAACGACTTCATGCCGTTCGTGGCGTTTCGGTCATTCGACCGGTTCAGGAATGAGTTCATCCAGTTCCTCGAGCAGATCGATTCGCTGGAGACCACAATGATGTTGGTCATGCCCGAGCCGGCCAATCAACAGTCCAAGCGGGTTATTGAATTCATGGCCAGTCAGATGACGGGTTCCATGCACATTGAACTGGCGGATGACAATCCGACCACCACCAAGCGGCGTATTACCCTCATTCCGCACATCGGGCACATCAAGCGTCAGGTTGTGGATTACTGGGACCTGGAAGATCTCATCCAGGCGGCCAATCAGGCCCAGCCCGCGACACAGGCTCCGGCCCCGGTCGCACCCCGGCCCGAGGATGCCCTCCCGGCTTGGAGCGATGAGTCCTCGGCCGACCTTTCGCATACTCCCGATTCATGGACACCGAATCCGTCGGCACCCTCGACGCTTCCGGGGACCACGCCGACAACCGTTCCGTCCCCGTTCGCGCCGCCCCCGTCCCCGTTCGCGCCTCCTTCGCAGTCGGCCCCCATGCCGCCGGCCCAGGTGCAGCCGCCCGTGCAGCAGGCTCCGCCCGTCCAGGTGCAGCCGCCCGTGCAGCAGGCTCCGCCACCCGCGGTTCCGGACGCGGAGACCGAACACACCTATTCCGACCGCAGCGCGTTCACACAGCGCCTGCAAGGCTATTTCGCGGCCCGCTCCACCGGTGCCGATCCGTTCCTTCTCCTCGCACTCCGCATGGATCGACCCGAGAAGAAGGCGGCCCGTCCCTTTGACTTCGATTTCCTGATGGACCTGGTCCGTGAGGAATTGCGACGGGGCGACGACATGCTGGTCGACGCCGAATCGGAGCGCCTCATCATCCTGCTGGGCAACAGCCGGTCCGAGCAGGCCCAGCGCTTCTTCGCCCGATTGAAGGACCGACTGCGCAAGGAGTCGCCCGTCCAGGCCGACCACCTGCTGCACGCCGTCAGTGCCATCGTGGTACCGGACGGTACGCCGTTCGACACGGCCGAGGAATTTCTCAATTACGCACTCGACGAGGCGTAG
- a CDS encoding PQQ-binding-like beta-propeller repeat protein: MTSLSHILTNERRALVAVLMAIAVLGSGCDIFGTAIDERAPRLEILRPFDEATVSGRNVLVQISAEALGDDNFVSFINININGQRAGEAVFDGALFNFRFNSLDYPDGLYRIEAVAFDKFQARGISAPVLVTVQNQSDGPGPRMTIVDPETDQEVNGITRVVARTDPGEPFVTRVDLLVNGVAMASISESIGGNTFIFDWDTIELPLGKHVLEVKAYSGINVFRISESVTVEKTELETGGELRPGSLKWRAFGFNGEIDGAPGIGFNNDIYVGTSSDTLYSFTVDGALKWKFPTKGPIRSSPMVGNNEDIFVVSEDGRLYGLTNQGERLWGWSTAYNSGSLLRSSPTLGVDGVIYFGDSDGRVHAVSSFDGLSIGGRWPKKVSDAAIVVPPVIARDRTIIVASTDGFLYALDPAGQLLWKTQQNIGSVMVGMALIEKDITINLPTGDTRTTTANIVYAVSNDGQLYAVAGEDGSVLWSYPLTGPLRSGPVVGPDGTIYVGTSTGLIALNEDADAFTPRLRWVFVAENVGTPTIDSNGIVYFVGAKTLYAINPNNTPYWTYHLNTQSDGPLTITRSGELLVAGDNGALFSFETGSVGLAREKWPTFQRNARHTGRIGIDATDG; the protein is encoded by the coding sequence ATGACCTCCCTATCCCACATCCTGACGAATGAGCGACGCGCCCTGGTCGCCGTTTTGATGGCCATTGCTGTCCTCGGCTCCGGCTGCGACATATTCGGGACGGCCATCGACGAGCGTGCTCCCCGCCTGGAAATCCTGCGCCCCTTCGATGAGGCTACCGTATCGGGCCGGAATGTGCTCGTCCAGATCAGCGCCGAGGCGCTCGGGGACGACAACTTCGTCTCCTTCATCAATATCAACATCAATGGTCAGCGCGCGGGCGAGGCCGTATTCGATGGGGCCCTGTTCAATTTTCGTTTCAATTCACTGGATTACCCCGATGGGCTCTACCGGATTGAAGCCGTGGCTTTCGACAAGTTCCAGGCCCGTGGCATCAGTGCGCCGGTCCTGGTGACGGTCCAGAACCAGAGTGACGGTCCGGGACCCCGGATGACCATCGTGGACCCTGAAACCGACCAGGAAGTCAACGGCATCACGCGGGTCGTGGCCCGGACCGACCCCGGAGAGCCTTTCGTCACGCGGGTCGACCTGCTGGTGAACGGCGTCGCCATGGCATCCATCTCGGAGTCCATTGGTGGGAATACGTTCATCTTCGACTGGGATACCATTGAGCTTCCGCTCGGCAAACACGTCCTCGAGGTCAAGGCCTACTCCGGTATCAATGTGTTCCGGATTTCGGAATCGGTCACGGTCGAGAAGACCGAACTCGAAACCGGAGGCGAGTTGCGTCCGGGCAGCCTGAAGTGGCGTGCCTTCGGATTCAATGGTGAGATCGACGGTGCCCCGGGCATCGGCTTCAACAACGACATTTATGTAGGAACGTCCTCGGACACCCTGTACAGTTTCACCGTCGATGGCGCACTCAAGTGGAAATTCCCAACCAAGGGTCCCATCCGGTCATCCCCCATGGTGGGCAACAATGAAGACATCTTCGTCGTCAGCGAGGACGGGCGCCTGTATGGCCTGACCAACCAGGGCGAACGCCTCTGGGGATGGTCCACCGCGTACAATTCCGGCTCCCTGCTCCGTTCCAGTCCGACGCTCGGCGTGGACGGGGTCATCTACTTCGGAGACAGTGATGGACGCGTCCATGCCGTCAGCTCGTTCGACGGCCTGTCGATCGGTGGACGCTGGCCCAAGAAGGTATCCGATGCCGCCATTGTGGTACCGCCGGTGATTGCCCGGGACCGGACCATCATCGTGGCCTCCACGGACGGCTTCCTGTACGCCCTCGATCCGGCCGGACAATTGCTCTGGAAGACCCAGCAGAACATCGGGTCCGTCATGGTGGGTATGGCCCTGATCGAAAAGGACATCACCATCAATCTCCCGACCGGCGACACCCGGACCACGACGGCCAACATTGTCTATGCCGTTTCCAACGATGGACAGTTGTACGCCGTAGCCGGCGAGGACGGCTCCGTCCTGTGGAGCTACCCCTTGACCGGGCCGCTGCGTTCCGGACCCGTGGTCGGTCCCGACGGCACCATCTACGTAGGCACGAGCACCGGTTTGATCGCGCTCAATGAAGACGCCGACGCCTTCACACCGCGCCTGCGTTGGGTGTTCGTGGCCGAGAACGTGGGCACCCCGACCATCGATTCAAACGGGATTGTCTACTTCGTCGGCGCCAAGACCCTGTATGCCATCAACCCGAACAATACGCCGTACTGGACCTACCACCTGAATACACAGTCCGACGGTCCATTGACCATTACACGGAGCGGTGAACTGCTGGTAGCCGGCGACAACGGTGCCCTGTTCTCGTTCGAAACCGGATCGGTCGGACTGGCACGGGAAAAATGGCCTACGTTCCAACGCAACGCGCGGCACACGGGCCGGATCGGCATCGATGCTACGGATGGCTGA